Genomic segment of Apium graveolens cultivar Ventura chromosome 7, ASM990537v1, whole genome shotgun sequence:
TGAAAAAAGGAGGGAaatgaatatttaattaataaaagtaAGATAGGGAATGATTAAGTATCCCTTATCTTTAAGGAAATAAAGAAGGATCTTAAATTTTTAGGGAATTATTAGGATGCTGTTGGAGTTCCAATTTTGATTAAATTCTTATAATTTTAGGTAAGGATCTTTTATAGTTGGAGTTGCTGTTACAATATTTGTACTACATAAACGCCATAAAAAGATTTTAATTTTATTGGGTTCATCTACTTTCCACAATTGCTTCCAGCCTTGTTCACATATAAGTATACGTTCTTATAAatgtttgtttttgttttcttGTTACTAAATAAGTTGACATTTTAAGAATTTATCTTACTAACTAAAAATAACCCTGTCTTAAAAATATAATATCGTGTCGGTGATCATGCAATTGCTGGTTATCCTGATAGTAAGGAATTAGTAAAAACTTATGACCCCAAAGAAGAAATTTAGTTAACAGGATTACAACCGGTAAATCCCAAGAGTGCAATACATGCATCTTTTTCAAGGTTTTATTGGAATGGGGGGTCAgaagaaaatagttaagttccaTTATCTGAAAATTTATTGGCACATTAGATACAAAAAGAAGCTAAATAACAAAGCATCAATTTTTATATTCAGGGTTGACAGCTACAAATATCTGTAGTTTGTTAGAGAGGCCTAAGAACATTTTGATTGTTGGTAAATGTGTCAAAAATGCCCGGGAGGGTGGCGTAACCACGCAGAAGCTCAATCATCAGCATAGAATAATAAATCATACATGAAGTTCTTGATATTGGATCATCATATGGGTGCTCTACTCAAGATGATCCTATTTCTATCATTGATCATTAGCACAAACTCATCGTCGAGATATAAGGGTATTGGATGGAACAAAGTTGCTGTATTTAATGTTCAAAAATTTGCAAATGTTCAACCACATGCAGGAACAAGTAGCTTTTCCAATTGTAATGGTAGAATTGGTGACTGTATTGATCCGGCAGAAGAAATGATGCTGGATTCTGAGGCCAGTAAACAAGTACTAGCTCTAGAACAGAAGTTCATTATCTATAAGTTTTTTGAAAAGGAACATGTACCTTGCGATCAACGTGGCCGCTCCTACTATTCTTGCGATTTCACCAAGCAATAAGTTTGAATGTGATGCAGTTGCATTACATATTTGTATCATAGAattttttttgtatttctttACCTCTTCTTTAACTTTTGTACAGCATTAATGTGAATGATAGATGCAATTCTTGATCCATTATCATCAAAATCCACCTTGAGGCCTTTCATATTTAGTTATAAAGTTTCATGGTTAACACATGTTCCCAACAGAATTTAGAGTTTAGCAAGTTTTTTTTTCGTTGGTAATATCGGTTACAAAGAACTTAAATACTCGCGTTCATATTTGTGTGTGCATCGATAGCATCTATCATTTATCGTCTATCGATTGTTTAGGAAGTTTATAAACACTCAACCATCGAAGATGGTCGACTCTTTGGTAAGTTTATAAACATTAAACACATGGAAGATCTTTTTCATTGCCTTCAATGTTGTAAACTGGAAAACTAGAACATGAAATATTTGGAGTTATAATAGAAGACTGTTctctagcatttcactttcatTAAAGCAGCCTATGTCATTGTCAAAAATAGGACTATTATTTCCTTCCCAGTCATACCATATTACTGTAATACTTAAGTTCTTATTTTAGCTTAATTAATGTTATTTAACAGGCTCAAGTTACAGCATTAAAACCTCAAAGCTAGTAGTATCAGTGTGTCACTTATGATGGTTTCACGTCAGGTgacgaaaacataaatttcagAGAAGTTGAATAATGGAAGAAATTAAGCGGAGAAGAACAATACGCTTGTGTTTTCCGAACTAATACTTTTTTTAGACTTTACTTCGGTAAATTTACAATATTTATTACTAATTTTAAAAACTAGGTGCTGGTTATGGGTGTAATGGAGCGGAGCCAAATTTAACACTGTAAGGCTCAACTCGAATTCGATTAAAAATGATCTGGCCCGGGCTCGAATTTGACCGAGCCTTAAACTTCAAGCTTGAAGCTAGGTTCGTAAAAAATTCGATATTAGGCTCGAAAATTGAAATTGATTTCACCGACTATTCACAAAAACTTGAAATATGATCGGCTCGGTTAGAGTTCAATTCGGTTagatataaaaaaatataaataaaatattaaatatttatattaaaaaagtAAATACTTTATAAGACTCGCAAATCTTCCGAGCCGAGTAATTTAGAGTTCGAGTTCGACTCGATTATTACTAAACCGAATTTGAATTTTTTAGAAGATGGGCTCAAATAACCCACGATCAGTTTAACTCATTTACATCTTCCCAATATTTACACCTGAGTATAGATTTCAATTTGGTCCATTGAGAACTATTATGTAGTACAATGTTTAAAATTCAAAACTAGGGTAAAGAATATATTAGATCTTGGAAAACATACATGCCGACCATTAATAGTTTTATCAATAAAAATGAAAGGACAAGAGCCAAATACCTTCACTAACACACAATTTTAGGACAAAGAAGGAGCAAATTAACGGTGGCAAATGTATTATCCTAGATTAGATTTAAAATGTACATGTAAAAATGAATACTATCTACCAACCACAGGAATCTCAACCTTCAAAAACTGTCAATTTTAGGAACAAAATTCACCATATCATTCTTTTTACCTAGCTTAAAATTCAGATACTAAATCGAAAGAAGAAAAATCTTCAAAACAAACATTCAAAATGTCATCACCATCCAAGACGAGCTTTAGTTTTGCTCTCATCTTCATCCTTGTGGCTTTCTCAGCACTGGTAGTTGCGGAATCGTCGTTCTTCAGGGCTAAGTATAATTACATTCTCCCAGCCAAGCTTGCGACTCCGGAAGCCCATGGCATGGGGAAAATCCATGAGATAACAGAACGTCACCGAAGAGTACTAGCAGGATCAAACCATATTAGCTATGGTGCACTTAACGCAAACAAGGTACCTTGCAGTAACCGTGGCCAATCCTATTACAACTGCGGCTCTTCTGGAAAAGCAAATCCGTATCAACGTGGTTGCAGTGCTGCAACACGATGCGCTCGCCACTAGCAAATTTACTCTCATCTTTTTATACACGCCACATATACTGGTAAATAAAAATGAAGTTCGCGTGTCCCTGTATTTCTAATTCGTTAAATATTCCTCTTACTTTCCGAAATTTTGGTTTTGATTAATGTACATTGTATATAGAAGTAAGCTAGAATCTGTAAACAAATTTTCACAGACAAAGATAGTAACCAAATTTGTAGTATGTTTGTACACTAAGGTACCTACCACTTTGGCTGACGTTTTAATAAGTGCGCAGAACATTGTGTTATCTGTACATTATTCAGCAATATTATTTTCTCCTATTTTGTTTTTGTAATTTTTTGGTGAAATGTATCTCACAACATAATTCTTATGTCCATGTTGATAGTATTCAGGTCTCTTTATGAGAACAAGTTCACAAATAAGGCGCTGCTAGGATTTTGTAAGTTTTCTTGCAGAACGTAAGTTCCTCCACGGTACTATGTGAAGCATTATAAGCGTGTACTGTAGTATGAAATCAGAAGTTAATAGTTTATATAATGGCCAGCCTGTTTTGTTTTCTTCAAGCAATCCTTCTGATTCCTTTAGTTTCTTGCTCACTTTTGTGCGAGATGTGTTTCGTCTTACTACTGACCATAATTTGGctaaaaatattagaaaaaaaagAGGGATTTGCATTGCAAAATGTAAATTGTGAACCTGACTTTCTCGTTGATCCATGGATTTTACCCTTTATGACAAATTATAGTTCGACTTTGTCCTCATTTTACATTTATCAACTGATGTGGAGTTTTGCAGTTAGCTATCTTTTAAAAGAGAAGACCCTTCTGTTTGCAGCTCTCAGTTGCATCATCATACATTTGCTCGAGTCCATATCTAAATTTGAATCTAGTATCCAACAGCTTCTTTGACGAGAGTCGAACAATTTTAGAAAGTTTGAGCTTCTTTTGGCAAAGTTATCGCAATCACTTTGTTAAATCTTCTTCAGCATTAACCTAAAAAAAGTTGTAGAAACACAACTTTACCTGGTTAATTATACTTTATATCCAACATATCTTTCTCAAGAAATTTAGGGAAGATTTTCTTAACAGCTATATGGTTTGCATATACTTTGTTGTTATTCATGGTTTGTCAAATAACCCTTAGTGCCCGTTTGTTAACTTGGATTTCATTTCAAATTCTAGATTTGATCGAATAATATGTTTGGATAAGTAAAaaaatttggatttggatttcatttgaaattcaATACATTCAAATTTTAGTACAAATATGAAAATTTCAAATGACAACTCAAATTATGTCATTTGAAATCCATCATTTCAAATGAAACGTTTATTTTCAAACAAGACATTATGTTATTTACTTTCAAGTCTGCAGGTTTGACATAACCGAATTGAGACTTGTTCAGCTTCTATCTACGTACATAGAAATGATAAAATATAAAGTACATCGTTTTTGTGTTATTGATGTTATATCGGAAAGTATACAGTAAAACACAAACGTGATATGCTTTTCTGATGTATCTACCTGGATAGATTAGTATCATCGCCATTAGTTAAGCCATTACTTTGTTTAAGGTAACTTTCGGGTAGCTATAATATTTTACAGGGATTATAGGTGAGTTTACTTGTAAGACTCCCTAGTCAACGAttaatctatactatattatatattataataatcggAATTAGGGttgtcaaaaaaattcgaaaaatccgatattcgtccgaaaaatccgcatccgtatccgagaaaaagcggatattatTCGTATCCGAATTCGGGATATTCGAATCCGAAACtaaatacatatatgatatttaaattatataaatatataattatatataatttaaaatttatttttttagtttatagtgtgtgtaaatgtattaaataatacgtttatacaaatttatataattgtacacatactttatacatatatatatattatttgtatttAATCGTAGAAAATGTTCTATAATCATCGTCAAAACGGTAGGGGcaacaaaaaaattcaaaaaatctgatattcgtccgaaatatccgcattcgtatccgagaaaaagcggatattatccgtattcgaatccgatAATTGCGGATGCGGATACGAATATAGGCATGCCTATATCCGTATCTAGGGCTTTAAACGAACCGAGCAGTTCGTTAAGCTCGCTCGAGTTCGTTCGAGTTCGAGCTCGAGTTCGTTCGAGTTCGAGCTCAATAAGCTCGGTTCGATAGCTTACCGAACTCGAGTTCGACCCAATTTTTTGGTCCGTTAAGCTTAACGAACGAACTGTTGTTCGACTCGTGTTCGGCTAGAGTTCGTTCGAGTTCGACTCGAACTCGCCTCGAGTTCGTGAATCTTGAGTTCGTTCGAGAAAAAATGTAAATTCAGCATACTTTACAGATCATACAGTCATACACTAATACTTAACAAATTAGCACCTAAATTGTAAATCTGCAGCTGGAATAAGTACATATGTGCATGATAAATTAAAGACCGATAACTCATTAGTTATTACAAAACCAACCCAAAATGAAAATTAAAAACTAAATGTCTCGATAGTCGATTCTTGGAGCTAGAAGTTAGAAGTTATTTAACTACTGTCCATGTCTCCATGAGCATCCTGCATCCCACATCCAGAAGAAAGCAAAACATGCACATTTTTAAGCGTTGCAATCTgcatttaattatttaaacaatCAAATATTACTAATTTGCATGAAAACAAAGCAACTGAATTGAACTAGTTTACATGAAAACAAAGCAACTGAATTGAACTAATTTACATGAAAACAAAGAAAAAAACTATCCAGAAAGATCGTCTTTCTTGTCCGTGATCGTCAAGTAAAAATCATAATGATTCTGTCCTAACATCCAGAAACACAGATGAGGTGTCAAGAGGGTAGAAATTATAAGAGGGAGACATAGAGCTGGGGAAGCCTGCGGGACTCATGCTAGTCACCATCTTATTAATTCAGAATTGATAAGCAAGATGTTGCAGAGTCTAGACTTCAGAGGCTTGTCTCTGAAAGCAAAGGCACCCTGATTCACAATACTATTGCCCCAAATAATTGGCTAACATGCCattctatttttaatttttactacTGTCTTTAATTCTATTCAGACCAACTGAATAACAAAACAACATTCATTTACATTTACATAATTAGCTTAACCTTAATCATGTCGTATAGTAGAGACTTTGTTCATAACCATGGATTAATCGTAATTCGTAAACAAAGCTTAAGCAACTGAATTCGTATACAAGTACAACCCAACAAGCAACAATCAAacttaattttaaattttaaaatccaaAATCAAAGTGTTTCATACCTAAAACCCTAAAACTTAATTTTAAAATCAAAGTGTTTCATAAACAAAGTGATTCATACCTAATCCAAACAATCAAAGTGTTCTTGTCTCTAGCCTCTTAGCCTCTCGAGTCTCGTCGAATTTAGGGATTGTAGCGTAAGCGTCGTCTCGTGCCGCGGTAAGAGTAGTGTGTCTAATACTCTAATCtgaatttatttttattttgttatttctTTGATTGGGCTTATATGGATTTGCGTTTTATGTGTACATGACTGGGTTCTATGGGTTGGGCTTCAAACACAAAGGCCCAAAAAATCATATTGATTTTAAGTTTTAATGGGCTGTCCGTTTTTCGTCCGGGTTCGAGTTCGGTTCGGTTAGGTTCGCGAACAACTCGTGTTCGATTCGTGAATAAGCGAACTCGAGTTCGGACCAAAATTTTGTTCGTTAACGTTATCGAACAATGTTCGGTTCGTTAATTTTATGTTCGTGTTCGTGAAATGTTCGTCCGAGTTCGTCCGAGTTCGGTTCGTTTACAGCCCTATGCGTAcccgaattatccgtttgacagccctAATCGGAATTAGGTTTAATTTGGTTTAACAGTAGACCTGGCAAATCGGATAACCGGATCGGTTTCGGATCAGATCTATTTCGGATCGGTTCCACTTTCGGATTATGATATAACTCGAGGTTATTCGGATCAGATCAGATGTGATTCGGTTTAGATGAAATTTGGATAAAAAACGGATAAAATTCGGATAAAAATCGGACAAAATTCGGTTCGGATTAAATTCGGTTTAGATATTTCGGATcttaacttatttattttttcatattttgagacttaaaaaatatatttttattaaatgtaatacttttaatataatataatatacttttacattaatttataattaaataattaaattatcaCGAATATAAGATACATTTAAGTATGAAGTTTGCTTATTTCGGATCATATTCGGTTCAAATATAATATGAATCGGTTTTGTTCGGTTCCAATTTATAATCGGATCTAGTATTTCGGATCATTTTCGGTTAAATTTTCGGTTCGGGTAATTTTCGAATCGGTTTAATTTGGTTTTCGGATAATTATCGGATTATATAATTCGGATCTCAGATCGGATCTCGGATCCATAGATTTCGGTTCGGTTCTTCGAATACAGACCCATTTTGCCAGGTCTATTTAACAGTTATTCCccaattttaattattaaaaatttaaataaatagtgttatataacTGGTAAActacaaaattatttaatatatgATAAAAGGCACGATACAAATTCTACTCGATTGTAATCACTTATACCTTGCAAACGTCGTACACACGGAATCTCTATATTCTTCCCTGTTGCTTCGATTCTACAGACCTCGCTCCATCTACTCCACTCTGGGTAAGGCCATCCTTTTCACTTTTATGATTTTTGCCTTAATAGTGTGAGATTATGTGTTTAGCTTCTGTTTAATTGGTCATGATCAATTGTTTATATATCTTCTATactattttttattaaaaacgaaacattaaaagtttggttgttGATTGTTGGTCGTTCgattatatttaaaataggatacttaatattatatttaaaataatacacctaaaattacttgcctataaaatttattatatttaaaataggacACTTATATTATGACAATTCATATTATATTTAAAACAGGACCCCTAAAATTAATCGCCTATCAgttctattatatttaaaatatgacACTTATATTATATTTCTATCTATACAAACATTGAAAATTTGGTTATCGATCGTTGTTGACCtttagatttatttataaaaattagtATTATTTAAGAGGTATAAGGTTTcgtcaaaaaaaaaaaaagaggtATAAGGTTGAATCCTGCCgcaacatattaaaattattaaaaaatttagtATTCTTTGAGAGGTATAATCAAAATTAGAATTTAGTGGATCGCACGAGTTATATACTAgtatatactccctccgtccctcccaattaTTATCGTTTCTGAAGAgtgtccggcacgcattttaagatgaataaaaagtatagttctttaatttttttttaaattttatttttctgaataaaagtttaaacattctacttttattcataaaaaaaaaattttaaaaattttagaactatactttctattcatcttaaaatgcgtgtcagatACTCTCCaagaaacgataacaattgggaggaACGGAGGGAGTATTATGTAACAGGTTCAATTTTCAAATATCCATGATATGTGTTTATAATATTCAGAGTTTCTTTATTCCGTTTCTATTAGATAGTTTTCTATAcatttttttcaaatattttgTAATACTATTCACAATAAATTTCAACTTTccttgattttaaaatttaagaatGTCTTGAATATGATTCAGCGTAGACCTATTGATGGTCTGCTTGGTTTTAGGATATAACTACATTTTTTTGTTTCACTAATTTCTATTTGTAGTTATGAGCTATATGTTTGGTTCTTGGTATATTTTGGAGTCCTTTTTGGTTTACACTGATATATTGTCACTTCTAGCTAGATGATAATATAATTTTCACGCACATTTGAATGTTTCTAAACAAATGCCCCAATCACTTCCTTAAATGAGTGCAAAATTTTGCGAGTTACGGGTGTCATTCGTGTGTAAAACGAGTCTCAGTTTATTCTTCTTAGTTTTATATCAATCTTCTTAGCTTACTTCTGAATTGTTCACCTGTACGGAATTAGAAAAAAAATGTTTTCTGGATATTATACTTGTTTTAGGCCAAATAAACGATAACTATCAACTTTTAGTTAAAAGATACTTAAAGGTTCGTCAAATTGCGGGGATGAATTATTCAAAAAATGTACTCATTCATTTTATAACTTTTAAATATACCTATAAATCTGGGTATCTAACTTGACCAAATTTGCAGTTGTATTGTCCTTGTGTTTTGTGATATTTTCTCTTAAGAAGGACCAAATATGTAAGGCTGAGGACTCAGAAAAGGATAGTGGCAATTCAAGCCTGTCCCTTTCATATCTCTTTGGTGGAGCTTCATTTATAATCATCTCATTCTCTACCTGCTCAAGATGGTGACCTTTCTGGGTTAGACCAACATTTTAACCTGGGTCAATTTGGCAAATGAAAGGCCTTTGGGCTGATCGGTTTCTGTTTTTGGGCCAGTTTCATGGTAATCTCATTTTTGATAGTTTATCAAATGGTAGTGTTGTTGCAACTTGCAAAGTCGGGCGATCCGGGTCTTTGTTAGTAGCAATTACGATACTAAACCGCCATAAAAAATGCTGCTATATAGTTTCTTTATTACAACATGTCCTGCTATCAGTATCAAATATTTCACTGCACATGCTCGTGATTGTGCAGATTATATGGGCCTCAGAAAAGTAGAAAAGGTAACCGATAGCATCAATAGAGATGAATTAGCAAGAGGATTTCCCCTTAAAAGTGATCCAGATGACACTATTGATGCATAAGGCATGTTAACAAGAAATTGAGTGAATGAAATTTTGAGGCTGCTAGAATGTTGAGAGAAAGTAAAGGTGGAACAAAGAAAGAACGAAAATTATAAAAAAGAGGACAACAAAGTGCATGGAAGATCACTTGCAGAAAATCAAACCATTTGGTTAGGCAATACTGCAATGCACGTTATGCAGACACCAAAGCGTTCAGTCGCACTCTGCTTGAAAGGGTATGCTACGATCTAAATTCTGCTCAAAATTTTCTACATACTAAATAGTAAATACATTCCTTTTCTCACTTGTTTTATTTTATATCTAATTTCTATGATGTTTCTCAGAGTGCATTGATTCAGATATTGACTTTATCATGACTTTTTAGAATAAGATTTCTTAATGAATAAGTTTGAAAATCTGTTTGCTAGCAAGGTAACCTTATTTGTGATGGCCAATGACTTCCCTTTTACATTTTCTTGTGACATATATGAGTCCAACACATCTGAAAATCTGCTACTCATGTCTCATACTAATGTTTATTTTCCACTTCTTATGCAACATTCTAATAGAGCTGAGCTGAATAAGCGGATGaactttttctttcccttttgtTTACATAGAATTTGCCATAACGTTGCTTTAGCATTGCTATAGAGGAAAAAACTGCTACTTCGTTTACAGTGCTACAATGTTGTTGCCAACTGTTGAATTATAACATTATATGCTCTTTGATTTTGCTATATTAATTACATATATCTTGAGGATTGAAGTTGTTTATCTTTAAAGGGCTGCGTAATTATGAACCTAAAGCTACGATCTTTCTTTTCCATGACTATGCTATGAATTTGCACATTGCATCATCTCAACGGGAGGAGAATATTCACACAGACACACATATCTATATCATCAAGTCCTTTGTGTGAATTGTGGAATTTATGATGAATTTAATAGTGAGATACCATCAATTTGCAAGTACTTCACTTCGTATCTTCTGACAAAATTTCATTAGAAATTAGTAAGAATAGGCTACAGTAGAGACAAGATAACAGTAGTTAGCAGCAAGTCAACGTATTTGTGTACATCTTTCGAAACCTGCGTACATTTTTAAAAACCAAACCCCATTTAGTAGGAATTATTTCATGTTGGAcgtaatataaaaataatttaacaTTATATCGGCATTTGTGGTTGTAAATTATGTTGTAACCTCAAGTAATAGCATTAGTGAACTTACCTGAAATGTTATATACCTCCCAAGAGCTTAGGCTTATGTAATCTCAGGGAATGTGTCGAGCATTAGATGCCCATCATTTTGCAACATAGCTTTTATCAAGTTTAGTATCTTTTTGTATGTTGTGTGTAGGGGTGTACACGGATCGGGTTGGGCGGGTTAGGAGAATTTAGCAACTCAACCCAATTAGTTCGGATTTTCAAAATTTCAACCCAACCCAAACCGTTTAAATTTGTAACCCAAACCAATTTATATacttcggtttggttcggtttggatCAGTTTGATCGGTTtataaaatatacaaaattaatataaaaaattataataaaacataaggtttcaaagtttaaaacacttgaaaatagtgcaaaacaatattacaatccTCCATATTGAATAATCTTAAGCATCTAATTTTCGACATCAAAATTACTAATAATATTGCTTACGCTTTAAAtattggaatgaatcataaatgcaaaaaatataacactaatcaaacatctattgttgttacgaaatgaactatgaacacggaagttataagttacatttagagttagagatatatggatctatgtaaatgacctaaacataattttggattaacttattagcatgtacatatatattttaatcgggttgggttggattggtttaaaattatcgaaaaccatatccaacccaattaaatcgggttgacattttttcaacccaacTATATATCGGGTTGAAAAAAATCGGTTTGGTTCGGCCGAAATAGGGTCGGTTCGGTTTGGATTGGTCGGGTTGGCCAAACCGTGTACACCCCTGGTTGTGTGTTTCCTTTTGAGAGAATAAAAAAATGGTGTGTAACATCTAACAATCCGATGAATATTTTTCTTTGTATTATATGTCAATTAGTCCTCAATTCAAATAGTTGTCTTTCAAGTTTTTTTCGCTTGCTTGAAATTTGTACATGTAATCCAAAGCACAAATGTAGGATATTATCAAGTTATTATCTTGTTTTATTCGGTTAATATTAATTCTCTGTTATTTATACGGGGACCCAACTACTTTGAGATTGGCGTGAATATTCATTGGTTCAACTATAAAGCTAGGAAGGGACTAGAAGCATTTCGAGAACGCTTAGCTAGCGACAGACTAGATATTGGCTTAATAATTCAGGTATAACCATAATTCTTTGTTGACCAATTTGTACCGGGGTAAGTTGGAGCTATGTAATGTGTACTAACACCATAAGTAACTTCTCATTCCACTATAGCCATTGATACTTTAGCATGGGGAATGTTATTGTCACattacaatatataatttcatcGAATCTTCTGAATTTTGTTATTTGATATGTTGTTTCATTCCACTTAAAAAGTTCACAGTAGAAATTTACTATTGTGTTACTAACGCGTTGCTTATTAAACAATATAGGCTTGAAAATCAAAAGAACTGCCTGATAAGGGGCTTCGATAACGGATAAATAAGCTTGAGATGTGTATGCAATTATTATTTACTCTTGATTTACCCTCCGAAGTCCGGACTTCAATGACTTAAGAAAATTTAAGATTTTCATGTATAAAGTATTAacattataaatttaaattatgaaaatcTATAAACATGTTTTAGGAGGAAAACTTTTGTAGGTAATTTATGATACCAACAATTACCAACCAAGACTAAAAAACATTTTAATTTATTGACAAGTTTACCAAAAATACTAAGCTtctataaaaattataattttcatgattttttt
This window contains:
- the LOC141673606 gene encoding rapid alkalinization factor 23-like produces the protein MSSPSKTSFSFALIFILVAFSALVVAESSFFRAKYNYILPAKLATPEAHGMGKIHEITERHRRVLAGSNHISYGALNANKVPCSNRGQSYYNCGSSGKANPYQRGCSAATRCARH